The following coding sequences lie in one Xanthomonas hortorum pv. pelargonii genomic window:
- a CDS encoding glycoside hydrolase family 10 protein — translation MSAADRDAAPAGGSPVIGRRRFLGLGSAAMAAAIVGVPASAATPASVQMRATWITSVFNLDWPSAASARIVDPAERIAVQQRELLAIVDQAQALHLNTLVFQVKPCADALYRSRILPWSPVMTGVLGKDPGFDPLAFLLRHAHARGIQVHAWLNPYRVSTGLDQATLDAFATASTDSPQSVYLRHPDWVGVAANRLVLDPGIPAVRRWICGVVAELVAFYHVDGVQFDDYFYTESAQSPLDDAQTYAAHGAGFADKGDWRRDNTYRLMREVARTIRAIRPGVAFGVSPAGVWRNRQDDPLGSDTQAGAPAFDTSYADTRRWVREELVDYIVPQIYWPLARQAVRYDTIARWWADTVRGRRVQLYIGMALYKVGTANALEPDWTVDGGVPEIARQLDVNASLPEVGGCMLFRHGSLAAAQTQQVVDYLRLRWQSP, via the coding sequence ATGTCTGCAGCGGATCGGGATGCGGCACCTGCCGGCGGCTCCCCCGTGATCGGTCGGCGGCGCTTTCTCGGTTTGGGTTCGGCAGCAATGGCTGCGGCCATCGTGGGCGTTCCAGCCAGCGCAGCCACGCCCGCGAGCGTTCAGATGCGCGCAACCTGGATCACCAGCGTGTTCAATCTCGACTGGCCAAGTGCCGCGTCCGCACGGATCGTCGACCCTGCCGAACGCATCGCGGTGCAGCAGCGGGAATTGCTGGCAATCGTCGATCAGGCCCAGGCGCTGCATCTGAATACCCTGGTCTTTCAGGTCAAGCCCTGTGCCGATGCGCTGTACCGCTCGCGCATCCTGCCATGGTCGCCGGTCATGACCGGCGTTCTAGGCAAAGACCCGGGTTTCGACCCGCTGGCATTCTTGCTGCGGCATGCGCATGCGCGGGGCATCCAGGTGCATGCCTGGCTCAATCCCTATCGTGTTTCGACCGGCCTGGACCAGGCCACGCTGGATGCGTTTGCCACTGCGTCGACCGATTCGCCGCAGAGCGTCTATCTGCGCCACCCCGACTGGGTGGGCGTGGCGGCCAATCGGCTGGTGCTCGATCCCGGCATTCCGGCCGTGCGTCGCTGGATCTGTGGCGTGGTCGCCGAACTGGTGGCGTTCTACCACGTGGATGGGGTGCAATTCGATGACTACTTCTACACCGAATCGGCGCAGTCTCCCCTCGACGACGCACAGACCTATGCCGCCCATGGGGCCGGATTTGCCGACAAAGGGGATTGGCGCCGCGACAACACCTATCGATTGATGCGAGAGGTGGCCAGGACCATTCGGGCGATCAGGCCAGGGGTGGCATTTGGGGTCAGCCCGGCCGGGGTGTGGCGCAATCGTCAGGATGATCCGCTGGGCTCGGACACACAGGCAGGTGCGCCCGCATTCGATACCAGTTACGCCGATACCCGCCGTTGGGTTCGCGAAGAACTCGTGGACTACATCGTGCCGCAGATTTACTGGCCGCTGGCACGCCAGGCAGTGCGCTACGACACCATCGCACGCTGGTGGGCGGACACCGTGCGCGGTCGGCGCGTGCAACTCTATATCGGCATGGCGTTGTACAAGGTCGGCACTGCCAACGCACTGGAGCCGGATTGGACAGTGGACGGCGGTGTGCCCGAGATCGCCCGCCAGCTGGACGTGAATGCATCGCTGCCTGAGGTTGGCGGCTGCATGTTGTTTCGCCACGGATCTCTCGCTGCGGCCCAGACGCAGCAGGTGGTGGACTATCTCAGGCTGCGTTGGCAGAGCCCTTGA
- a CDS encoding GGDEF domain-containing protein has translation MADQPELPSRPRGGLRRLLPWGGADSARPAAALPAVLSGGQGLAAHQLVPAKTKSGAHDPAAATALLIRLFSHASHPEALLLSFAEGIASLHGELGDMGVRLSAAYAAGDWPGYGRGLRQLIDKYIRTVDTGDSLAEGRTEAEQLRDLLRHALGNALATLLQRSPELAEEAQTLASALRHWRPGHELITLEQRLRELSHQIGLRAEDASEQQNLLLGLFDLLLENVGELLDDRSWLQGQISVVRQLISGPLDVGSIEQARGTLREVIYKQGLLKQGITDSKTAMREMMVSFVDRLDGMATSTGEYHDRVAGYSQAIGDARGIPDLNRLLQDLLQDTAGVQAQALAARDELLSARRQVEDSEQRIASLEQELKDVAGLVREDQLTGALNRRGFEELFQREAARTQRSGQPLCVAMLDLDDFRRLNETHGHAGGDAALRHTVDVAKAVLRTTDAIARFGGEEFVLLLPDSTIFEASAAVIRLQRALAQRSLLHDDVRVFISFSGGVALRHLDESQDDVIRRADRAMYDAKSAGKNRVISAD, from the coding sequence ATGGCAGACCAGCCTGAACTCCCAAGCCGCCCGCGTGGCGGGCTGCGCCGCCTGTTGCCCTGGGGCGGGGCGGACAGCGCGCGCCCGGCTGCGGCCTTGCCGGCAGTGCTGAGCGGCGGGCAAGGCCTGGCGGCGCATCAATTGGTGCCGGCCAAGACCAAATCCGGCGCGCACGATCCTGCCGCCGCCACTGCCTTGCTGATACGCCTGTTCTCGCATGCGTCGCATCCGGAAGCCTTGTTGCTGTCGTTTGCCGAAGGCATCGCCAGCCTGCACGGCGAACTCGGCGACATGGGCGTGCGCCTGAGCGCGGCCTACGCGGCCGGCGACTGGCCTGGCTACGGCCGCGGCCTGCGCCAGTTGATCGACAAGTACATCCGCACCGTCGACACCGGCGATTCGCTGGCCGAAGGCCGCACCGAGGCCGAGCAGCTGCGCGATCTGTTGCGGCATGCATTGGGCAACGCACTGGCCACGCTGCTGCAACGCAGCCCGGAGCTGGCCGAAGAGGCGCAGACACTGGCCTCGGCGCTGCGTCATTGGCGCCCGGGGCATGAACTGATCACGCTGGAACAGCGGCTGCGCGAGCTGAGCCACCAGATCGGCCTGCGCGCCGAAGATGCCAGCGAGCAACAGAACCTGTTGCTCGGCCTGTTCGACCTGTTGCTGGAGAACGTGGGCGAACTGCTCGACGACCGCAGCTGGCTGCAAGGCCAGATCTCGGTGGTGCGGCAACTGATTTCCGGCCCGCTGGACGTCGGCTCGATCGAACAGGCACGCGGCACCTTGCGCGAGGTCATCTACAAGCAAGGCCTGCTCAAGCAAGGCATCACCGACTCAAAGACGGCCATGCGCGAAATGATGGTGTCGTTCGTCGACAGGCTCGATGGCATGGCCACCAGCACCGGCGAATACCATGATCGCGTTGCCGGTTATTCGCAGGCGATCGGCGACGCACGCGGCATTCCCGACCTCAATCGCCTGTTGCAGGACCTGCTGCAGGACACCGCAGGGGTGCAGGCGCAGGCACTGGCCGCACGCGACGAACTGCTCTCGGCCCGACGCCAGGTCGAAGATTCCGAGCAGCGCATCGCCTCGCTCGAACAGGAACTCAAGGACGTGGCCGGCCTGGTGCGCGAAGACCAGCTCACCGGCGCGCTCAACCGGCGCGGTTTCGAAGAACTGTTCCAGCGCGAAGCCGCACGCACCCAGCGCAGCGGGCAGCCGCTATGCGTGGCGATGCTGGACCTGGACGACTTCCGCCGCCTCAACGAGACCCACGGCCATGCCGGCGGCGACGCCGCGCTGCGCCATACCGTGGACGTGGCCAAGGCCGTGCTGCGCACCACCGATGCCATCGCCCGCTTCGGCGGCGAGGAATTCGTATTGCTCTTGCCGGACTCCACCATCTTCGAAGCCAGCGCGGCGGTGATCCGCCTGCAGCGCGCGCTGGCCCAACGCTCGTTGCTGCATGACGACGTGCGCGTGTTCATCAGCTTCAGCGGCGGCGTGGCATTGCGCCATCTCGACGAATCCCAGGACGATGTGATCCGCCGCGCCGACCGCGCCATGTACGACGCCAAGTCGGCCGGCAAGAACCGGGTGATCAGCGCGGATTAG
- the glgA gene encoding glycogen synthase GlgA: MVAMMPLHATTARLERSTMIPTLKKSGRPRDARGRFIRHHERLPVSLADTRGALFVVSEMADFIKAGGLGDVAAALPRALRHRYDVRVLIPGYRAVLARAGKVEIVGRVLAHAALPACDIGRIVQSDGLPIYILLSKELFERDGSPYVSTSGSEFEDNAIRFATLSHAAAQIAAGHAGLGWKPRLLHLNDWPCALAAAYVRWSGGTTPCLLTIHNLAYQGLVPYSMAAALGIPAERVAELEFYGQMSFLRGGIVHADHVNTVSVSYAQQITGPAQGCGLDRLLAGRAAKGALTGIVNGIDASWDPRTDAHLDVHFSVNHWQGRQANAAQVRKAFGLRESTGPLFAVVSRLVHQKGLDLICEVAPQIVAAGGQIAVIGGGEPEIEQQVAELTRRYPGQVGAFIGFEEGLARRMFAGADFLLMPSRFEPCGLSQMYAQRFGCLPIAHATGGLIDTVDDGVTGFLFQQASVEALRRCLERAFRTFRLPSLLSAMRRAAMLRPSGWDVAGKKYLSLYERTAATAPALATVS; encoded by the coding sequence ATGGTTGCCATGATGCCGCTGCACGCTACTACCGCACGCTTAGAGCGAAGCACGATGATCCCTACTCTGAAGAAGAGCGGGCGACCGCGCGATGCACGCGGGCGTTTCATCCGGCACCACGAGCGCCTGCCGGTCTCGTTGGCCGACACGCGTGGTGCGCTGTTCGTGGTGTCGGAGATGGCGGACTTCATCAAGGCCGGCGGTCTGGGCGATGTGGCCGCGGCGCTGCCACGCGCGCTGCGCCACCGTTACGACGTGCGGGTGTTGATCCCCGGCTACCGCGCGGTGCTGGCACGCGCCGGCAAGGTGGAGATCGTCGGCCGGGTGCTGGCGCATGCTGCGCTGCCTGCCTGCGACATCGGCCGCATCGTGCAGTCCGATGGCCTGCCGATCTACATCCTGTTGTCCAAGGAACTGTTCGAACGCGACGGCTCGCCGTATGTGAGCACCAGTGGTTCGGAGTTCGAAGACAACGCGATCCGCTTCGCCACCTTGTCGCATGCCGCCGCGCAGATTGCCGCCGGCCATGCCGGCCTGGGCTGGAAGCCACGCCTGCTGCATTTGAACGACTGGCCGTGCGCGTTGGCGGCGGCGTATGTACGTTGGTCCGGCGGCACCACGCCGTGCCTGTTGACCATCCATAACCTGGCCTATCAGGGCCTGGTGCCGTATTCGATGGCCGCCGCGCTGGGCATTCCCGCCGAGCGGGTGGCCGAGCTGGAGTTCTACGGGCAGATGTCGTTCCTGCGCGGTGGCATCGTGCATGCCGACCACGTCAACACGGTCAGCGTCAGCTATGCCCAGCAGATCACCGGCCCGGCCCAGGGCTGCGGGCTGGACCGCCTGCTGGCCGGTCGCGCGGCCAAGGGCGCGCTCACCGGTATCGTCAACGGCATCGACGCCAGCTGGGATCCGCGCACCGACGCACATCTGGACGTGCATTTCAGCGTGAATCATTGGCAGGGCCGTCAGGCCAACGCCGCGCAGGTGCGCAAGGCGTTCGGGCTGCGCGAAAGCACCGGCCCCTTGTTTGCAGTGGTCTCGCGGCTGGTGCATCAGAAAGGCCTGGACCTGATCTGCGAGGTCGCCCCGCAGATCGTGGCGGCCGGCGGCCAGATCGCGGTGATCGGCGGCGGCGAGCCGGAGATCGAACAGCAGGTGGCCGAGCTGACCCGGCGTTATCCCGGCCAGGTTGGTGCCTTCATCGGTTTCGAAGAAGGCCTGGCGCGGCGCATGTTCGCCGGTGCCGACTTCCTGCTGATGCCCTCGCGCTTCGAGCCCTGCGGGCTGAGCCAGATGTACGCGCAGCGCTTTGGTTGCCTGCCGATCGCGCACGCCACCGGCGGCCTGATCGACACGGTGGATGACGGCGTCACCGGCTTCCTGTTCCAGCAAGCCAGCGTGGAGGCTTTGCGCCGCTGCCTGGAGCGCGCCTTCCGTACCTTCCGCCTGCCCAGCCTGCTGTCGGCGATGCGCCGTGCGGCGATGCTGCGCCCCAGCGGATGGGATGTGGCGGGCAAGAAGTACCTCTCCCTCTACGAACGCACCGCCGCAACTGCGCCCGCGCTTGCGACGGTGTCATGA
- a CDS encoding 1,4-alpha-glucan branching enzyme, with protein sequence MSERLGVQGQEAEATAVSMEEASEVMRSLQALADGLPTDAFAVLGPRLQADGRRLVRVLAPGAEAMGLIDPRGKLLARMQPGAIEGVFEGMLAVEGPYRLRIVWPDVVQEIEDPYAFAATLDESVLLQIAAGDGQALRSALGAQHLHCNDVPGVRFAVWAPHAQRVAVVGDFNGWELRRHPMRQRIGGFWELFLPRVEAGTRYKYAITAADGRVLLKADPVARQSELPPATASVVPGAAAFAWTDAAWIAARDASAAPAPLSIYEVHAASWRRDGHDQPLDWPALAAQLIPYVQQLGFTHIELLPITEHPFGGSWGYQPLGLYAPTARHGSPDGFAQFVDACHRAGIGVILDWVSAHFPDDAHGLAQFDGAALYEHADPREGMHRDWNTLIYNYGRPEVTAYLLGSALEWIDHYHLDGLRVDAVASMLYRDYGRAEGEWVPNAHGGRENLEAVAFLRQLNSEIATRFPGVLTIAEESTAWPGVTAPISEGGLGFTHKWNMGWMHDTLSYMQRDPAERAQHHSQLTFGLVYAFSERFVLPLSHDEVVHGTGGLLGQMPGDDWRRFANLRAYLALMWAHPGDKLLFMGAEFGQWRDWNHDQSLDWHLLDGAPHRGVQQLVGDLNAALRRVPALYRGTHRADGFDWSVADDARNSVLAFIRHDPDGGAPLLAVSNLTPQPHHDYRVGVPRAGGWREILNTDNAHYGGSNLGNSGRLATEPMGMHGHAQRLRLTLPPLATIYLQAEK encoded by the coding sequence ATGAGCGAACGGCTGGGCGTGCAGGGGCAGGAGGCGGAAGCGACGGCGGTGAGCATGGAAGAGGCGTCCGAAGTCATGCGGAGCCTGCAGGCGCTGGCCGATGGATTGCCCACCGATGCCTTCGCGGTGCTGGGCCCGCGTCTGCAAGCCGACGGCCGCCGCCTGGTGCGTGTGCTGGCGCCCGGCGCCGAGGCGATGGGGCTGATCGATCCACGCGGCAAGTTGTTGGCACGCATGCAGCCCGGCGCGATCGAGGGTGTGTTCGAAGGCATGTTGGCGGTGGAGGGCCCTTACCGGCTGCGCATCGTCTGGCCGGACGTGGTGCAGGAGATCGAAGACCCGTACGCGTTCGCCGCCACGCTGGATGAGTCCGTGCTGCTGCAGATTGCCGCAGGCGATGGCCAGGCGCTGCGCAGCGCCTTGGGTGCGCAGCATCTGCACTGCAACGATGTGCCGGGCGTGCGCTTCGCCGTGTGGGCGCCACACGCGCAACGTGTGGCAGTGGTCGGCGACTTCAACGGCTGGGAGCTGCGGCGGCATCCAATGCGCCAGCGGATCGGTGGCTTCTGGGAGCTGTTCCTGCCGCGCGTGGAAGCCGGTACCCGCTACAAGTACGCCATCACTGCCGCCGACGGCCGCGTGCTGCTCAAGGCGGACCCGGTAGCGCGTCAAAGCGAATTGCCGCCTGCCACGGCCTCGGTGGTACCGGGCGCCGCAGCGTTCGCGTGGACCGATGCTGCCTGGATCGCCGCGCGCGATGCGAGTGCGGCGCCGGCGCCACTGTCGATCTACGAAGTGCACGCCGCCTCCTGGCGCCGCGATGGGCATGACCAGCCGCTGGATTGGCCGGCACTTGCCGCACAACTGATTCCGTATGTGCAGCAGCTGGGCTTCACCCATATCGAGCTGCTGCCGATCACCGAGCATCCGTTCGGTGGCTCGTGGGGCTATCAACCGCTGGGGCTGTATGCGCCGACCGCGCGGCATGGCAGCCCGGATGGGTTTGCCCAATTCGTCGATGCCTGTCATCGCGCCGGCATCGGCGTGATCCTGGATTGGGTCAGCGCGCACTTCCCGGATGACGCACATGGCCTGGCGCAGTTCGATGGCGCCGCCCTGTACGAACATGCCGACCCGCGCGAAGGCATGCATCGCGATTGGAATACGCTGATCTATAACTACGGCCGGCCGGAAGTGACCGCCTACCTGCTGGGCAGCGCGCTGGAGTGGATCGACCACTACCACCTCGATGGTCTGCGCGTGGATGCGGTGGCCTCGATGCTGTACCGCGACTATGGCCGCGCCGAAGGCGAATGGGTGCCCAACGCGCATGGCGGCCGCGAGAATCTGGAAGCCGTCGCTTTCCTGCGCCAGCTCAACAGCGAGATCGCCACGCGCTTTCCCGGTGTGCTGACCATCGCCGAAGAATCCACCGCCTGGCCGGGCGTGACCGCGCCGATCAGTGAAGGCGGCCTGGGCTTTACGCACAAATGGAACATGGGCTGGATGCACGACACGCTGAGCTATATGCAGCGCGATCCGGCCGAGCGCGCGCAGCACCACAGCCAGCTGACCTTCGGACTGGTCTACGCGTTCTCCGAACGCTTCGTGCTGCCGCTCTCGCATGACGAAGTGGTGCATGGCACCGGTGGTCTGCTCGGTCAGATGCCGGGAGATGACTGGCGGCGCTTCGCCAATCTGCGCGCCTATCTGGCGCTGATGTGGGCGCATCCGGGCGACAAACTGCTGTTCATGGGTGCCGAATTCGGCCAATGGCGCGACTGGAATCACGACCAATCGCTGGACTGGCATCTGCTCGATGGCGCCCCGCATCGCGGCGTGCAGCAACTGGTGGGCGATCTCAACGCGGCCTTGCGTCGCGTGCCGGCGTTGTATCGCGGCACCCATCGCGCCGACGGCTTCGACTGGAGCGTGGCCGACGATGCGCGCAACAGCGTGCTGGCCTTCATCCGCCACGATCCCGATGGCGGCGCACCCTTGCTGGCGGTGAGCAACCTCACCCCGCAACCGCACCACGACTATCGCGTTGGTGTGCCGCGTGCCGGCGGCTGGCGCGAAATCCTCAACACCGACAATGCCCATTACGGCGGCAGCAATCTCGGCAACAGCGGTCGTCTTGCGACCGAGCCGATGGGCATGCACGGGCACGCACAACGCCTGCGCCTGACCTTACCGCCGCTGGCCACGATCTATCTGCAAGCGGAGAAATAA
- the treZ gene encoding malto-oligosyltrehalose trehalohydrolase → MNERNDTLPAWGAWPAGEGQVRFALWAPDAKGVDVVFDDGVRRALHAGQDGFFTALIDCAADARYRYSVDGGEPVPDPASRWQPEGVHGPSAVQPSDGYAWHNTQWQGRPWDEAVIYELHVGTCGGYAGVQAQLPQLAAMGITAIELMPLSAFPGAHNWGYDGVLPYAPVEAYGTPDELKALIDAAHGHGLMVLLDVVYNHFGPDGNYLHSYAAPFFNEDKPTPWGAAIDFRKPQVQRYFLDNALMWLHEYGFDGLRLDAVHAITPNAFLDTLRQTVQASLPAGRHVHLVLENEFNQASQLQRGYTAQWDDDFHNALHVLLTGEEEGYYAAFADQPTQHLARVLGEGFAYQGQPDPRGHVRGEPSGDLPPHKFVIFAQNHDQIGNRARGERLSVLVSQQRLRAALALTALTPMIPLFFMGEPWGATQPFLFFTDFGPPLDDAVREGRRREFAHFAAFADEAQRATIPDPNSHATFAASRSPIEDAAQGEGAQWTAWFTALLGVRRQWLVPGLAQARAVGASVLAEGAVTASWELPGGVWHIAFNVGTSAVPMPPLRGRVAHAENVAADAQQLPVDGFIAWHEERA, encoded by the coding sequence ATGAACGAGCGCAACGACACCCTGCCGGCATGGGGCGCATGGCCAGCGGGTGAGGGACAGGTGCGCTTTGCGCTCTGGGCACCCGATGCCAAGGGCGTGGATGTGGTCTTCGACGACGGCGTGCGTCGCGCGCTGCACGCCGGGCAGGATGGGTTTTTCACTGCGCTGATCGACTGCGCCGCCGATGCGCGGTATCGCTACAGCGTCGATGGCGGCGAGCCGGTGCCGGACCCGGCCTCGCGCTGGCAGCCCGAGGGTGTGCATGGTCCCAGCGCCGTGCAGCCCAGCGATGGCTACGCCTGGCACAACACCCAATGGCAGGGACGGCCGTGGGACGAGGCGGTGATCTACGAACTGCACGTCGGCACCTGCGGCGGCTATGCCGGTGTGCAGGCGCAATTGCCGCAGCTGGCGGCAATGGGCATCACCGCGATCGAGCTGATGCCGTTGAGCGCGTTTCCGGGTGCGCATAACTGGGGCTACGACGGCGTGCTGCCGTACGCACCGGTGGAAGCCTATGGCACACCGGACGAATTGAAGGCATTGATCGATGCCGCGCACGGGCATGGCCTGATGGTGTTGCTGGATGTGGTCTACAACCACTTCGGCCCGGACGGCAATTATCTGCACAGCTACGCTGCCCCGTTCTTCAACGAAGACAAGCCCACCCCGTGGGGCGCAGCGATCGATTTCCGCAAGCCGCAGGTGCAGCGTTACTTTCTCGACAATGCGCTGATGTGGTTGCACGAGTACGGCTTCGACGGTCTGCGTCTGGATGCGGTGCACGCGATCACCCCGAACGCCTTCCTGGATACCTTGCGGCAGACCGTGCAGGCCAGTCTGCCGGCCGGTCGCCACGTGCATCTGGTGCTGGAGAACGAATTCAACCAGGCCTCGCAGCTGCAGCGCGGCTACACCGCGCAATGGGACGACGATTTCCACAACGCGCTGCACGTGCTGCTGACTGGCGAGGAGGAAGGCTATTACGCCGCCTTTGCCGATCAACCGACCCAGCATCTGGCGCGCGTGCTGGGCGAAGGCTTCGCCTATCAAGGCCAGCCGGATCCGCGTGGACATGTGCGCGGCGAGCCCAGTGGTGATCTGCCGCCGCACAAGTTTGTGATCTTTGCGCAGAACCACGACCAGATCGGTAACCGTGCGCGTGGCGAGCGGCTGAGCGTGCTGGTGTCGCAACAACGCCTGCGCGCCGCACTGGCGTTGACCGCGCTGACGCCGATGATTCCGCTGTTTTTCATGGGCGAACCGTGGGGCGCCACGCAGCCGTTCCTGTTCTTCACAGACTTCGGCCCGCCGCTGGACGATGCCGTGCGCGAAGGCCGTCGTCGCGAGTTTGCCCACTTCGCCGCATTCGCCGACGAAGCGCAGCGCGCCACCATTCCCGACCCGAACAGCCACGCCACCTTCGCCGCTTCGCGGTCGCCGATCGAAGACGCTGCGCAAGGCGAGGGCGCGCAATGGACAGCTTGGTTCACCGCCTTGCTGGGCGTGCGCCGCCAATGGTTGGTGCCAGGTCTTGCGCAAGCGCGCGCCGTGGGCGCCAGTGTGCTGGCCGAAGGCGCGGTGACTGCCAGCTGGGAGTTGCCGGGTGGGGTGTGGCATATCGCCTTCAACGTCGGCACCTCTGCAGTGCCGATGCCGCCACTGCGCGGACGTGTGGCGCATGCCGAAAACGTCGCTGCCGATGCGCAGCAGTTGCCGGTCGATGGCTTCATCGCCTGGCATGAGGAGCGCGCATGA